The following are encoded in a window of Fretibacter rubidus genomic DNA:
- a CDS encoding LysR family transcriptional regulator, translated as MKNWSDYPIFIAVAETGSLTAAGRKLKMSQPTVGRRIRALEDHFGTRLLTKENGALVPTTFGYSILDHVKRMQDEAAAIDRSSATLEHSLAGTVRMSATEGIGTSWLPPVMQAFRRSHPDIMIDLGIGFKNFNLAQREADIALRWMGPGDQNSLIGRKVATVTFGLFASKGYLAERGTPKSLEDLKNHDGVLATIMDDKILWIDDGNGNPVHLPDRITMRTNSIWAFDEAMNAGFGIGATVLCSDCVNNDNMVRVLPNVSRREDLYLVAHEDLRRSTRIRAVFDYLVEAFAQDADMFLNGGLSVFDNGNMVCGTDNDPHHVHRLNTKDAAE; from the coding sequence ATGAAAAACTGGTCAGACTATCCAATATTTATCGCTGTTGCCGAAACTGGCAGCTTAACGGCCGCAGGGCGCAAGCTTAAAATGAGCCAGCCGACAGTGGGGCGGCGAATTCGCGCCTTAGAAGATCACTTTGGCACGCGGCTTTTGACCAAGGAAAACGGGGCGCTTGTCCCCACGACCTTTGGCTATTCCATTTTAGACCATGTCAAGCGCATGCAAGACGAAGCCGCCGCCATTGACCGTTCATCCGCGACATTGGAACATTCATTGGCGGGCACAGTACGCATGAGCGCGACCGAAGGCATTGGGACGTCGTGGCTGCCGCCCGTGATGCAAGCCTTTCGCCGCAGTCATCCTGATATCATGATTGATTTGGGTATCGGGTTTAAAAACTTTAACCTCGCCCAACGCGAAGCCGATATCGCGCTGCGTTGGATGGGGCCGGGTGATCAAAACAGCTTGATTGGACGCAAAGTCGCGACCGTGACCTTTGGCCTATTCGCGTCCAAAGGATATTTAGCAGAGCGCGGGACACCGAAATCGCTTGAAGATTTAAAAAATCACGACGGCGTTCTGGCGACCATTATGGATGACAAGATTTTGTGGATTGACGACGGCAATGGCAATCCCGTGCATCTGCCTGACCGCATCACAATGCGTACCAATTCCATCTGGGCCTTTGATGAGGCGATGAACGCGGGCTTTGGTATTGGCGCGACTGTGCTGTGTTCTGACTGTGTCAATAATGATAATATGGTGCGGGTATTGCCCAATGTATCGCGGCGCGAAGATTTATATCTGGTCGCCCATGAAGACCTTCGCCGCAGCACGCGAATCCGCGCCGTGTTTGACTATCTGGTCGAAGCCTTCGCCCAAGACGCCGATATGTTCCTAAACGGCGGCCTATCAGTGTTTGATAATGGAAATATGGTGTGCGGGACAGATAATGACCCGCATCACGTGCATAGACTGAACACCAAAGACGCCGCCGAATAA
- the hrcA gene encoding heat-inducible transcriptional repressor HrcA, translating to MSLLPPHMPLVEMDARARDVFRDIVQSYLESGQPIGSRTLALSSGLSLSPASIRNTMADLTRYGLLSAPHSSAGRMPTQLGLRLFVDGLLELGEVDARDRKALDEKLSNDSADATQLMEQASSMLAGLAGGAGLVLTPTTSTVGKAVRHVDFVHLDAGPSGNAQALVVLVYADGHVENRIMEYPDGVLPASLESAGNFLSARLRGRTLSDARSDILSEISKGRAEIDRSAANLIEQGLAAWSKPTKNRTDRALIVRGSAQLLDNMAAQTDLERIQMLFQDLERKQDLIALLDRAEDADGVKIFIGTENPLFSLSESSVVVAPYKDAAQNIIGAVGVIGPTRLNYGRIIPVVDYTAQLVGQRLDQNYKR from the coding sequence ATGAGCCTTTTGCCGCCCCATATGCCGCTAGTAGAGATGGACGCGCGTGCGCGTGATGTCTTTCGCGACATTGTGCAAAGCTATCTGGAAAGCGGACAACCAATTGGGTCTCGCACGCTGGCCCTGTCCAGCGGCTTGTCATTATCGCCCGCCTCTATTCGTAACACTATGGCGGATTTAACGCGTTACGGATTATTATCCGCCCCGCATAGCAGTGCTGGACGGATGCCAACGCAATTAGGACTGCGTCTGTTTGTCGACGGGCTATTGGAACTGGGCGAGGTCGATGCGCGTGACCGCAAAGCATTAGACGAAAAACTCTCAAATGACAGTGCAGATGCGACACAGCTTATGGAGCAAGCATCGTCTATGCTGGCTGGTCTGGCGGGCGGTGCGGGGCTGGTCTTGACGCCAACAACGTCAACAGTGGGCAAAGCCGTGCGCCACGTCGATTTCGTGCATTTGGATGCTGGCCCATCGGGCAACGCCCAAGCCTTGGTCGTTTTAGTTTACGCCGATGGTCATGTTGAAAACCGCATTATGGAATATCCAGACGGCGTCTTACCAGCCTCGCTTGAAAGCGCGGGTAACTTTTTATCCGCGCGGCTTCGGGGCCGTACATTGTCCGATGCGCGCAGCGATATTCTGTCCGAGATTTCCAAAGGTCGCGCCGAGATTGACCGTTCTGCTGCCAATTTGATTGAACAAGGGCTGGCCGCGTGGTCAAAACCAACTAAAAACCGCACAGACCGGGCTTTAATTGTGCGGGGCAGTGCACAACTCCTTGACAATATGGCTGCGCAAACCGATTTGGAGCGTATCCAGATGCTGTTCCAAGACTTGGAACGCAAACAAGATTTAATTGCGCTGCTTGACAGGGCCGAAGACGCGGATGGTGTGAAGATTTTTATCGGCACAGAAAATCCATTGTTTTCATTGTCCGAGAGTAGCGTTGTGGTCGCGCCGTATAAGGACGCCGCGCAAAATATCATTGGTGCGGTGGGGGTCATTGGCCCGACGCGCCTTAATTATGGTCGTATTATTCCTGTGGTGGATTATACGGCCCAATTGGTCGGGCAACGTCTTGACCAAAACTATAAACGGTAA
- a CDS encoding SseB family protein yields the protein MTKLDTMLGQTTPEALANDPILRKAFIVGLMAADIYAPVMDTAEAQAQNGGVSLMATPVEGVQHVLLFSNEANLRGFVAAGTRFAKVAGKELFPLLMGNHAILNPGPKGLKLAPEDIAEINGKSGDCGAPGHVHGPDCNH from the coding sequence ATGACAAAACTTGATACAATGCTGGGCCAAACCACGCCCGAAGCCCTCGCAAACGACCCCATCCTGCGCAAAGCCTTTATCGTTGGTCTTATGGCCGCTGATATCTATGCCCCCGTTATGGATACAGCCGAAGCGCAAGCGCAAAACGGGGGTGTGTCATTAATGGCAACGCCAGTTGAAGGCGTGCAGCATGTGTTACTGTTTTCTAATGAGGCCAACTTGCGCGGTTTTGTTGCGGCGGGTACCCGCTTTGCCAAAGTGGCTGGGAAAGAGCTGTTCCCGCTCTTGATGGGTAATCATGCGATTTTAAATCCTGGGCCAAAGGGTTTAAAACTCGCACCAGAAGATATTGCTGAAATTAACGGTAAATCAGGCGATTGCGGCGCGCCAGGCCATGTTCACGGCCCAGATTGTAATCACTAA
- a CDS encoding GMC family oxidoreductase: MDSFDYVIIGAGSAGCTLANRLSADPNISVCLLEAGGSHKHYSIETPGLGLLNMVTKKRNWAFETTPQKALGERRGYQPRGKALGGSSSTNAMIYIRGHKYDYDQWAAMGNDGWSYDDVLPYFKKSENREAGANDYHGSGGELNVAPLRFNSGLNENFMAAAKELQLPVTDDFNGAQQEGVGRYEVTMKNGQRHSTAHAFLDPVMDRPNLTVITHALTQRLELDGKQVTGVTFTHKKTQRSITATREVILSAGAFGSPQILLLSGIGGTDALAPHDITQTHALAGVGKNLQDHIDWIGAYHAKNKRDQTIGFSVPGSFRMVAEFFRFKKKRREGLLTTNIAESGGFLYVDPSEPAPDVQLHFCIALVDDHGRKLHWGHGYSIHACILRPHSRGTVSLNSSNAADPPAIDPNYLSDPRDMEKLLKAAKLTQRIFKAPAFDAVRGKPLYETHTDDEAVLRRDIIDRADTVYHPVGTCKMGPKSDPMAVVDARLRVHGLSGLRVVDASIMPNLVSGNTNAPTIMIAEKAADMMTADRV, encoded by the coding sequence ATGGATAGTTTTGATTACGTGATCATCGGCGCGGGCTCTGCGGGGTGTACGCTGGCCAATCGTCTGTCAGCCGATCCCAATATCTCTGTCTGTCTGCTAGAGGCTGGTGGCAGCCATAAGCATTATTCCATCGAGACCCCTGGTCTTGGGCTATTAAATATGGTGACGAAAAAACGCAATTGGGCGTTTGAGACAACCCCGCAAAAAGCGCTCGGCGAACGACGCGGCTATCAACCGCGCGGCAAAGCGCTGGGCGGGTCGAGTTCAACCAATGCCATGATTTACATTCGCGGTCATAAATATGATTACGACCAATGGGCCGCTATGGGTAATGACGGCTGGTCTTATGACGACGTTCTGCCCTATTTCAAAAAGTCAGAAAATCGTGAAGCGGGCGCGAATGACTATCACGGAAGCGGCGGTGAATTAAATGTTGCGCCCCTGCGTTTTAATAGCGGGCTGAATGAGAATTTCATGGCTGCCGCAAAAGAATTGCAACTGCCCGTCACCGATGATTTCAACGGGGCCCAACAAGAAGGTGTGGGGCGTTATGAGGTGACCATGAAAAACGGGCAGCGCCATAGCACGGCCCATGCCTTTTTAGACCCCGTCATGGACCGTCCGAATTTAACCGTAATCACCCATGCGCTGACCCAGCGATTAGAACTGGACGGTAAACAGGTAACAGGCGTGACCTTTACCCATAAAAAGACCCAGCGCAGTATCACGGCGACGCGGGAAGTTATACTCTCAGCTGGGGCCTTTGGCTCGCCGCAAATTTTGCTGCTGTCAGGGATTGGTGGGACAGACGCGCTGGCCCCGCACGACATCACCCAGACCCATGCCTTGGCGGGTGTGGGCAAAAACCTGCAAGACCATATTGATTGGATTGGCGCTTATCACGCAAAAAACAAACGCGACCAGACAATTGGTTTTTCTGTGCCTGGTAGCTTTCGCATGGTGGCTGAATTTTTCCGGTTTAAGAAAAAACGCCGCGAAGGATTGCTGACGACAAATATCGCAGAAAGCGGCGGTTTTTTATATGTCGACCCGTCAGAGCCCGCGCCTGATGTGCAGCTTCATTTTTGTATCGCGCTGGTTGATGACCACGGGCGGAAATTACATTGGGGGCATGGCTATAGTATTCATGCCTGTATCCTGCGCCCCCATAGTCGCGGCACAGTGAGTTTAAATTCAAGCAATGCCGCCGACCCACCCGCCATAGACCCCAATTATTTATCCGACCCACGCGATATGGAAAAACTGCTTAAAGCCGCCAAGCTAACCCAGCGTATCTTCAAAGCCCCCGCCTTTGACGCGGTGCGCGGAAAACCACTTTACGAAACCCATACCGATGACGAGGCTGTGCTGCGCCGAGATATTATCGACCGCGCGGACACAGTTTATCATCCCGTAGGCACATGCAAAATGGGGCCGAAATCAGACCCCATGGCTGTGGTCGATGCGCGGCTGCGGGTGCACGGCCTGTCTGGGCTGCGCGTTGTGGATGCGTCGATTATGCCCAATCTTGTCTCTGGCAATACCAACGCGCCTACGATTATGATTGCAGAGAAAGCGGCTGATATGATGACCGCTGATAGGGTTTAA
- a CDS encoding DUF1508 domain-containing protein has product MDGSNDRWEVYKDARNEFRWRRMARNGKIVGKSCESYKKRPDAALNAQRHGMDGNPNGLGASDKWDIYTDKKDEFRWRRTATNGEITGAASESYKARADCEANARRNGMG; this is encoded by the coding sequence ATGGATGGTTCAAACGACCGTTGGGAAGTGTATAAAGATGCGCGCAATGAATTTCGGTGGCGACGGATGGCGCGCAACGGAAAAATCGTTGGTAAATCGTGTGAAAGTTATAAAAAGCGCCCCGACGCGGCGCTAAACGCACAACGCCACGGTATGGACGGCAACCCCAACGGCCTCGGCGCGTCTGATAAATGGGATATTTACACCGATAAAAAAGACGAGTTTCGCTGGCGCCGTACCGCGACCAATGGCGAGATTACAGGGGCCGCGTCAGAGAGTTATAAAGCCCGCGCGGATTGCGAAGCGAACGCCAGACGTAATGGTATGGGCTAG
- a CDS encoding nucleotide exchange factor GrpE, translated as MADKKDMDKAEKAEGARETLKMKKGAGFDVDGLPSEAELDALQAEIDKAHDDMAKREAVEEVTPEQRIEQLETELANLKDQALRAMADADNVKKRAAREVAAAKTFGIERFAVDVLSVSDNLSRALLTMDGTAVEDLGDNAKNLLSGLELTEKELMAVLARHGIKAVPGVGSKFDPNVHQAVAQVPSDEDKGNVATVMQTGFKLGERTLRAAMVAVSTGPAK; from the coding sequence ATGGCTGATAAAAAAGATATGGATAAAGCAGAAAAAGCTGAGGGCGCGCGTGAAACGCTGAAGATGAAAAAAGGCGCTGGCTTTGATGTGGACGGCCTGCCGAGTGAGGCGGAATTGGATGCGTTACAAGCTGAAATTGACAAAGCCCATGACGATATGGCCAAGCGCGAAGCCGTGGAAGAGGTCACGCCAGAGCAACGCATTGAACAGCTAGAAACAGAGCTTGCCAATTTAAAAGACCAAGCCCTGCGCGCCATGGCGGACGCTGATAATGTTAAAAAACGCGCGGCCCGCGAAGTGGCGGCGGCCAAGACCTTTGGTATCGAACGCTTTGCCGTGGATGTCTTGTCAGTCTCTGACAATCTGTCACGCGCGCTGCTGACTATGGACGGTACAGCTGTTGAGGATTTAGGCGACAATGCCAAAAACCTCCTGTCGGGTTTAGAGTTGACGGAAAAAGAACTCATGGCCGTCTTGGCACGCCACGGCATCAAGGCGGTGCCAGGTGTCGGGTCAAAATTTGATCCCAATGTACATCAAGCTGTCGCGCAAGTGCCTTCTGATGAAGATAAAGGGAATGTCGCAACCGTGATGCAAACGGGCTTTAAGCTTGGTGAGCGTACGCTGCGCGCCGCCATGGTTGCCGTGTCCACGGGACCAGCAAAGTAG
- a CDS encoding sterol desaturase family protein: MTETLLNNETYIRLGVFAGLLVVLLLAEAVWPRKNRVESRVARWRTNIALTVIDGIALRVFVPLAAVGTAAWAAKNGWGLFNVINLPALAAIIISVIILDMLIYWQHVATHKIPLLWRLHKVHHADRDIDVTTGVRFHPVEICLSMVYKMVCVLALGAPVAAVIIFELILNGCALFNHANLRLPKPVDRVLRLFIVTPDMHRVHHSTLPDETNSNYGFSLSLWDRLFGSYIDQPSAGHNAMKIGLSEYQDNNPHKFLWSLSLPFKR, from the coding sequence GTGACAGAGACATTACTCAATAATGAAACCTATATCAGGCTCGGCGTCTTTGCCGGGCTTTTGGTCGTGTTACTTCTGGCTGAAGCCGTCTGGCCGCGTAAAAACCGCGTCGAAAGCCGCGTTGCCCGCTGGCGCACCAATATCGCCCTTACCGTGATTGACGGCATTGCGCTGCGTGTCTTCGTCCCGCTTGCTGCTGTTGGGACAGCCGCCTGGGCGGCGAAAAACGGCTGGGGTCTTTTTAATGTCATTAACCTCCCTGCCTTGGCCGCGATTATTATCAGCGTCATCATCCTTGATATGTTGATTTATTGGCAGCATGTGGCGACGCACAAAATTCCCCTCTTATGGCGATTGCATAAAGTGCATCACGCCGACCGCGATATAGATGTCACCACGGGCGTTCGGTTTCATCCCGTTGAGATCTGCTTATCCATGGTCTATAAAATGGTCTGTGTTTTAGCCTTAGGCGCGCCTGTGGCGGCGGTGATCATATTTGAATTAATTCTAAACGGTTGCGCGCTGTTTAATCACGCCAATCTGCGTTTACCCAAACCCGTTGACCGCGTGTTACGCCTGTTCATTGTCACGCCCGATATGCACCGGGTTCATCATTCGACCTTGCCAGATGAAACCAATAGTAATTACGGTTTTTCGCTCTCTCTGTGGGACAGGCTATTTGGTAGCTATATAGACCAACCCAGCGCAGGGCATAATGCCATGAAAATCGGACTGTCAGAGTATCAAGACAATAATCCGCATAAATTTCTCTGGAGCTTGAGCCTACCGTTTAAGCGCTAA
- a CDS encoding enoyl-CoA hydratase-related protein → MSLVLSDLNNGVCLLTLNRPDKMNAYNVALHKALEAAIDKADRDPKVRVIVITGAGRAFCAGADISQGFGGAGLNEAAPKIDGVSRDYGGMLALRIYECDAPLIAAINGVAVGIGATMTLPMDIKIMSSKARMGFPFARRGIVFDAASSWFLPRIVGWAKCQELILKAEIFGAEAALKDGLVSEVVEPDDVLPRAMALAHDIAQNCSPESVAQNKQLMRASQMGHGSYGSGPHSIGPMGLHMMESAMLEKAFVSEDCMEGVKAFLEKRAPQFADRKKS, encoded by the coding sequence ATGTCCCTTGTTTTATCAGATCTTAATAACGGTGTTTGTCTTCTGACGCTAAACCGTCCTGATAAAATGAACGCTTATAATGTCGCGTTGCATAAGGCCTTAGAGGCCGCAATCGACAAAGCCGATCGTGATCCCAAAGTGCGCGTCATTGTCATTACGGGTGCGGGCCGTGCCTTTTGCGCGGGCGCAGATATTTCCCAAGGCTTTGGCGGCGCGGGTTTAAACGAGGCCGCACCCAAAATTGACGGTGTGTCGCGCGATTACGGCGGTATGCTGGCCCTGCGTATTTATGAGTGCGATGCACCGCTAATTGCCGCTATTAACGGTGTGGCGGTTGGCATTGGCGCGACCATGACATTGCCGATGGATATTAAAATCATGTCGTCCAAAGCGCGGATGGGGTTTCCCTTTGCCCGGCGCGGTATTGTCTTTGATGCCGCCAGCAGTTGGTTCCTGCCGCGCATAGTGGGCTGGGCCAAATGCCAAGAGTTGATTTTGAAGGCTGAAATATTTGGCGCGGAGGCGGCGTTAAAAGACGGGCTGGTGTCTGAAGTTGTGGAGCCTGATGATGTGCTGCCGCGCGCCATGGCACTCGCCCATGACATCGCCCAAAACTGTTCACCAGAAAGTGTCGCGCAAAACAAACAACTCATGCGCGCCAGCCAGATGGGGCATGGGTCTTATGGCTCTGGTCCCCATAGCATAGGCCCAATGGGACTGCATATGATGGAGTCGGCCATGTTGGAAAAAGCGTTTGTGTCAGAAGACTGTATGGAAGGGGTGAAAGCCTTTTTAGAAAAACGCGCCCCACAGTTTGCAGACCGAAAAAAGTCCTAA